Proteins encoded by one window of Lathyrus oleraceus cultivar Zhongwan6 chromosome 1, CAAS_Psat_ZW6_1.0, whole genome shotgun sequence:
- the LOC127128936 gene encoding uncharacterized protein LOC127128936 encodes MEVLKIRANVEEDDEATMARFLHGLNHDISDIVELHHYVEMDELVHQAIKVEQQLKRKSQARRNSTTFNSQSWKDKTKKEGASSSKEATVENKGKTITSSSSSVSTNKSVKCFKCQGQGHIASQCPTKRTMLMEEN; translated from the coding sequence ATGGAAGTTCTCAAAATTAGAGCTAATGTAGAGGAGGACGATGAAGCAACTATGGCTAGGTTTCTCCATGGTCTAAATCATGACATTAGTGACATAGTGGAACTTCATCACTATGTTGAAATGGATGAATTGGTACACCAAGCTATCAAAGTGGAACAACAACTCAAAAGAAAGAGCCAAGCAAGGAGAAATTCCACCACTTTCAATTCTCAAAGTTGGAAGGACAAAACAAAGAAGGAGGGTGCTTCATCATCTAAGGAAGCCACGGTTGAAAACAAAGGTAAAACTATTACATCTTCTTCTTCAAGTGTTTCAACTAACAAAAGTGTTAAGTGTTTCAAGTGTCAAGGCCAAGGACATATTGCATCTCAATGTCCAACAAAGAGAACTATGCTTATGGAAGAAAATTAA